The Papaver somniferum cultivar HN1 chromosome 3, ASM357369v1, whole genome shotgun sequence genome includes a region encoding these proteins:
- the LOC113359859 gene encoding transcription initiation factor TFIID subunit 11-like, with amino-acid sequence MSTSSSSNYDYCYSSSSSSSSDEDSKASVAKSKAKTTHDKGAKPSIPLNDRRVTYAELMKRKAEDDEAENCQRRKDRIRRRIQAVEERRRFLDGVPSDSDADASEEETAWVFTERKIKPDRYEREFQKTMKKIEAEAEAEEDSYSDDPDTHPDFIDGSDADSDKKEDNDEKSDNSDGKKDSGDESDNSDGEKDRLLPIIEEMNHMRLRDVKNQELHRWDEMISNCETLQFNVGWLRHRLEIIKIHKAAEAADAISLTTALPEEEKMLALESARVEKAVQELKTKTKSFQKKLDRVAYRDYSLLDGLL; translated from the exons atgtcgacttCCAGCAGCAGCAATTACGATTATtgctattcctcttcttcctccagctcttctgatgaggattccaaagCTTCCGTAGCCAAATCGAAAGCTAAGACAACTCATGATAAGGGAGCGAAGCCTAGCATACCCTTGAATGATCGAAGGGTCACTTATGCTGAACTTATGAAGAGAAaggctgaagatgatgaagcggagAATTGTCAGCGCAGAAAGGATCGAATTCGGCGCAGGATACAAGCAGTTGAGGAGAGACGTCGATTCCTTGATGGGGTACCCTCTGACTCTGATGCTGACGCTTCTGAAGAGGAAACTGCGTGGGTGTTCACAGAGCGCAAGATCAAGCCTGACCGATATGAAAGGGAGTTCCAGAAGactatgaagaaaattgaagctgaagccgAAGCAGAAGAAGACTCGTACTCAGATGATCCTGATACCCATCCAGACTTTATCGACGGTTCTGACGCTGATTCCGACAAAAAGGAAGACAATGATGAGAAATCTGATAACTCGGATGGCAAGAAGGACAGTGGTGACGAATCTGATAACTCGGATggcgagaaggaca ggctattgccgatcatcgaggagaTGAACCATATGcgcctgcgagatgtcaagaatcaagAATTACAcaggtgggatgagatgatttcgaacTGCGAGACCTTGCAGTTCAACGTAGGATGGCTTCGTCATAGGCTCGAGATAATCAAGATTcataaggcggcggaggctgctgatgcgatttctctGACCACTGCTTTACCAGAGGAAGAGAAGATGCTCGCTTTGGAGTCGGCCCGGGTTGAGAAGGCGGTACAAGAGTTGAAGAcgaaaaccaaaagtttccagAAGAAACTTGACAGGGTTGCTTATAGAGATTATTCGTTGCTGgacggtttgctctga